DNA from Pelagibacterium nitratireducens:
GTGCCGATCTCGGGCTCGGAAAACACCGCGGTGGGGATCAAATGATAGGGCACGGTGGTTGGCGTGTTGTTATAGACCGTCTGGGCGAAAGCAGCGCCCTCGCGGATAGCCACCGGCGTCAGAGCCGCCCGACCGGTAACGTCCCCGACCGCATAGATGGAGGGCACCGAGGAGCGGGAATATTCGTCCACCACGACCGCTCCGGTCTGGTCGAGTTGCACGCCCGCTACCTCAAGGCCGAGGTCGCTCGTATTGGGATGGCGGCCGGTGGCAAACATCACCTTGTCGAAGGTCGCTTCCTCGCCATGCGAGAACGAAACGCATACGCCCTCCCCGTCCTTGCGCAATTGTGAGATATGGTAGCCGTAGCGAATGCGCACACCGCGTTCCCGCAGCGCGTCCTCAAGGCCATCGCGCACGTCATGATCAAAGCCGCGCAGGATCTTATCCCGGCGATAGACCAGCGTGGTGTCGACTCCCAGGCCGGAAAAGATCGTCGCAAACTCCACAGCGATATAGCCGCCCCCTTCGATCAAAATCGTTCTGGGCAGCTTTTCGAGATGGAAGGCTTCATTCGATGTGATGCCCAGGTCGCTGCCTTCGATGTGGGGCTTGAACGGAGCACCGCCGGTGGCGATCAGAATCCGCTCGGCCTCCAGCTCCTCGCCGGTTGATAGCTTAACCGAATTCGGGCCAGTCACCGTGGCGCGAGCCTTGAAGACTTTCACACCAGAACCATCAAGCAGCGTCTCATAGATTTTTTCGAGCCTGCCGATTTCCTTGTCCTTGTTGGCCAGAAGGGTCGGCCAGTCGAACGAGGCATCGACGGTCCAGCCAAAGCTCGGGGCCACGTCGAAAAGATCGCCGAAGCG
Protein-coding regions in this window:
- the gor gene encoding glutathione-disulfide reductase, whose translation is MSEKFDLVVIGGGSGGVRAARVSAQLGAKVAIVEEYRYGGTCVIRGCVPKKLFVYASRFGDLFDVAPSFGWTVDASFDWPTLLANKDKEIGRLEKIYETLLDGSGVKVFKARATVTGPNSVKLSTGEELEAERILIATGGAPFKPHIEGSDLGITSNEAFHLEKLPRTILIEGGGYIAVEFATIFSGLGVDTTLVYRRDKILRGFDHDVRDGLEDALRERGVRIRYGYHISQLRKDGEGVCVSFSHGEEATFDKVMFATGRHPNTSDLGLEVAGVQLDQTGAVVVDEYSRSSVPSIYAVGDVTGRAALTPVAIREGAAFAQTVYNNTPTTVPYHLIPTAVFSEPEIGTVGMSEQDAAEHYRSIDIYIARFRPMMNTLSDRQEKMLLKLITETDSGRILGCHILGPGAGEMIQLVAIPLGMGGTMADFNHAIAVHPTAAEELVTFKSPSYRMVDGEKRNP